The region CCAACCTGCAACTTGCCAACCTGCAACTTGCCAACCTGCAACTTGCCAACCTGCAACTTGCCAACCTGCAACTTGCCAACCTGCAACTTGCCAACCTGTAACCAACCCCATGTTCTCCATTGTCCCGCTCGGTGTCGCTTCGGCGCTGCCGACCCTCGACCGGCATTTTTCATCGACCGCGCTCGTTCGGGAGGGCCATGTGTTTTTGTTTGATTGTGGGGAGGGGACGCAGTTGCAGCTCGTGCGGGCGGGCCTGAAACGGCCTCGGATCGAGGCGATCTTCATCACCCATCTGCATGGCGACCACGTCTTCGGGTTGCCCGGATTACTCTCTACCCTGGCTCTCCTCGAACACGACCGGACGCTGCGCATCGTCGGTCCGGTGGGTCTTCAGGCCGCGTTGACGGCGTTCATGCAGCCGACGAGCGGACGCGGCGTCCCCTACTCGATCGAATACATCGAACTCCCGCCCGACCTGTCGCACGCCGTTGTCCTCGAAACGCCCGAGTACCGCGTCGAGGCCCGCCCCCTGTCCCATAGTCTTTTCACGGCCGGCTTCCGGTTTCAGGAAAAGGCGCGTCCGGGAACGCTCGACGCCGACCTCTCGCGTGCTCTGGGCGTCGTCCCGGGGGTGGATTTTAAGCGGTTGAAATCCGGCGAATCAGTCGTCACGGCCGATGGGCGCATCGTGGCCCCCGCCGATGTCGTCGGCCCCGCACGCCCCGGCGCCTCGTTCGCCTACGTCACCGACACCCAGCCCTGCGACGGCGGCATGGCGCTGGCGGAACAGGCGGATCTGATGTATCATGAGGCCACCTTCCGCCAGAGCGACGTAGACCGCGCCCGGGAAACCAGGCACGCCACGGCGCTCGAGGCCGCCGGCGTGGCCCGCGAAGCCGGCGCGCGTCAGTTATTACTCGGCCATTTCAGCGCCCGCTATGACGGCGCGGACCTGCGCGCCCTGCTGGAAGAGGCTCGCACCGTCTTTCAGAACACCGAGGCGGCTGAGGAATTAAAGCGCTATTCCGTGGCGCCGCCCGACGCCAATATTCCCGCGACTATCCCCTGGAGTTCCGTTGTCCCAGAACGACCCGAATAGCGACGAAGACAAAAAGCCTCCCGGCCTGGACGGCAAGCTGTTCCGGCGCATCATCACCTTTCTGAAGCCTTACAAAGGATGGGTCGCGCTGGCGTTTGTGCTGGTGATGGTCGCCGCTTTCCTCGGGCCGCTCCGCCCGAAGCTCGTCCAGATCGCGATCGACGAGCACGTCGTCGCCGGCGACATGGATGG is a window of Rhodothermales bacterium DNA encoding:
- a CDS encoding ribonuclease Z, with the protein product MFSIVPLGVASALPTLDRHFSSTALVREGHVFLFDCGEGTQLQLVRAGLKRPRIEAIFITHLHGDHVFGLPGLLSTLALLEHDRTLRIVGPVGLQAALTAFMQPTSGRGVPYSIEYIELPPDLSHAVVLETPEYRVEARPLSHSLFTAGFRFQEKARPGTLDADLSRALGVVPGVDFKRLKSGESVVTADGRIVAPADVVGPARPGASFAYVTDTQPCDGGMALAEQADLMYHEATFRQSDVDRARETRHATALEAAGVAREAGARQLLLGHFSARYDGADLRALLEEARTVFQNTEAAEELKRYSVAPPDANIPATIPWSSVVPERPE